Within Rissa tridactyla isolate bRisTri1 chromosome 4, bRisTri1.patW.cur.20221130, whole genome shotgun sequence, the genomic segment CAGCTTCCAATAATGACTTGGCCAGTCTCTTTGAGTGTCCTGTCTGTTTTGACTATGTGCTGCCACCAATTCTTCAGTGTCAGAGCGGCCATCTTGTTTGTAGCAACTGTCGCCCCAAACTTACGTGCTGTCCAACTTGCCGAGGCCCGCTGGGCTCCATCCGTAACCTGGCTATGGAGAAAGTTGCCAATTCTGTACTATTCCCATGTAAATATGCCTCTTCCGGATGCGAGATAACTCTGCCACACACCGAAAAAGCAGACCACGAGGAGCTGTGTGAGTTTAGGCCTTACTCCTGTCCCTGTCCCGGTGCGTCATGTAAATGGCAAGGTTCTCTGGATGCCGTCATGCCACATCTGATGCATCAACATAAGTCAATTACAACACTTCAGGGAGAAGATATAGTGTTCCTTGCTACAGACATTAATCTTCCTGGTGCTGTTGACTGGGTCATGATGCAGTCTTGTTTTGGCTTTCATTTCATGTTAGTattggagaaacaggaaaaatatgatGGTCACCAGCAGTTCTTTGCAATTGTACAGCTGATAGGAACACGCAAGCAAGCAGAAAACTTTGCTTATCGACTGGAGTTAAATGGTCATAGGCGGCGATTGACTTGGGAAGCAACTCCTCGATCCATTCATGAGGGAATTGCAACAGCCATTATGAATAGTGACTGTCTAGTCTTTGACACCAGCATTGCACAGCTCTTTGCAGAAAATGGCAATTTAGGCATCAACGTAACTATATCCATGTGTTGAAATGGCAATCAAACCTCTTCAGGCCAGTGTTTAAAACCGTTGCATTTAATTTAGCAGAAACTAGGGTAACCATCTTTGACTGTCAGACAAATTATTTGGTAGACAGAGGGTAGACATATATGAaggtaaataaaaggaaaggccGTTAAATTACAGGAAGCAGTTGCATGTAGTAACactaatatatttaaataagtcAACAGTAAACCactgaaaatatatatacacCCAAAATGGGCATCTTTTGTATTAAGAATTGATTCTACAGGAAATGttgtaaaataattctaaaaactTGTTTGTAGATTGATTGTACTGTTGAAAAGGATACTGTTTCGTGTTttcgtttgtgtttttttcctccccctttgaCTGACAAGCCATGTTGAGCGGCCCGGTCTCTGGCCgctgcttcccctcctgcccccccctttGTAAGTCACTACATAGTATTGCTGCTGTTTGTGtatattttttgtgtatttgctaatttttattaacttctagtttttcattaaataaatatgactttcttttctgtaattcaggtttttctcttttttgtatctttttaaaattaattacaggtgTCATCTTTTGATATGCATAATTGCTATGGTAAAACTTATATTTCTGTATGTTTGGTAAATTTTGTCTCTTTCCAGTAGTCAATTCATTGGTGATGCTGTTCTTAATTGAGCTATTTTGTGAATGTACTGAACTCAAAAGGAGTAATTATGTTCAAAGATGTATCAGGAAAGaaagctcctttaaaaacaggTCTAGATGTTGTTGTACTTTGAGTTACCTTCTAACAAAAATGAACAATTATTAAGAATTTtccgaattaaaaaaaaacctcacgtTTCAAATTTAGAGATGCTTAGAAACTTGATTGCATCCTTGTATTTGTTGGTTTTGCAGTACAAAGAAGGTATTGTCTTACACAGTATTTGTAATTATAAAAACAgaccatttgtttaaaaaaaaaaaaaaggcagtcagaaTGAgatgttttcagtctttttataTTTGTCATTAAAAGAATACCTggcaaattgaaaaaaacccaacttttgctttttgctttagcTCAAAGTTTGACACATTGATATTCTTGCTGTTTCTTGCCTTCATGTCTTTTGGTTGTTCCTAAAGTCACTGTCTGGAACTGATGTTTGTATCTCATTTTAGTGACGTCGTTCACATCGCGGTGCAGCCGGTCTCTTGCAGGTGGGACTCAGCAGCCATAGAGGCTTCcgagggctgtggggctggcggcaGACCCTGCCCCGCTGGGGAGAACTTAACTGTGAACGTCCATGGTATTTGTGTTACAAAACATGGAGACACAAAAAAAGAGTAAGGTGAAAAGCTGTTTCCTCTCAAGCTATTTGAAAGAAACCTTTGTCAAACCCAGTCGCAGTGGGCGTCTGCTTGGGGAGGTAGCCTGGCTATTAACTACTTTTGTAAcacattaaaatacagtttatttactGTGCACTGTCTTAACTTTCTTACTGGAAGTTGATCTATTAAGACAACTCCTGTTCATGTTTTTTTGATGCGTGATGAGGTAAGTAGTTCTACAGGTAAGGAACATAAATTCCATCAGGTTGGATTAATAAAATGCTACAGAAACGTTTGGCTTCATGTAGTGAAAGTAAAAAGTTTCACTTCTTAAAAGTTGCTATTTAGGCTGTTCAAACTGTGCacagatttcatttaaaagatGTACCGTGGTACCTTGTGACAGCAGGTAAATGCTTCAAAAACTCCTGCAGTCTAGCATTTTTTCCTTATGAATATACAACTAATTGCAGTCTTTTAAATTCAATAATTATTCTCACCTGATGAAGCTTGTCTACATTCACCTCAGGTTTGTCTTCTGCTCTATTGACAGAAACATGGCTaatacctgaaatatttttagaggaACCCACTGACTCACCGTCTCCCTGGCGAGTGGCTTGGACTGACGTTGGCCTGCCCAGGTTATCCGATTGTCGGCTCCAGGTGTGTTCCAGCAATAGATTGCAGAGAGTTGGTAAAACCCCTCTGCAGGCTGATACTTGCCATTAGAGAGCAGCAGGGGCTGCGTAAGCACGAGTTGCGTaagagacttctctgctgctgcttgtaCTTGTGTCCCCAAGAGAACCTTAAAACCTCGTTGGGCTGATCTGCAGCCATTTTATTTAGGCTAGAACCAGCTGAAGCTCAAGACTATACTTTGAAGGGgactttaaaaattgcatttgcagtGAGCTGTGGAAGCCAGCTGCTGTGGGCGGAcagtttttttatgttttacagATGACAAATGCTATAGCATAACTACCGTATGCTCACTTGCTGTAATGGCAACTAGTATTACTCCATTTGGTGTTTAAAACAGTATCTGTATAAAAAATTTGACATCCATCATCAGATGGAATGAGCAAACAAATTATGCTTAGGCCGAGATCCTCAAAAGTATTAGAAGCCTAATTCAGTGGATCTCCTCTAAAGAGTTTGAGGATCTGGTAAGTCAGCTACAATCTGTTATatctagaaaagaaaacatactaGAAATCTGTACAGTTTACTACTTTAGCTAAAATAAACGGTGTATTAAAGCCTGGCATTGTCTTAACACTAGCTGTTTATTTTAGAAAGTACTATTTTACTCTCCTGTACTGGGAAAGAGTATTCAAATGGGTCTTTAGTAGATGAAATGCAGTAGAGCTTACATTTGTCCACTAGCATTACCTCCACTGTTTTTCactgcccttaaaaaaaaaaaaaaaaaaaaaccaaacaaagcttTAAAAGGAAAGTGTTTGACAAATGTCATGTTAATATTTGGGTTCTGGTTTGACATTTCTTGCTAGTTCTTGTTTGCAGTagtgctttaaaattaaagcaggtGAACTGTTTTGTATTGCTGCCTATACTGTTGTATTATCCCGGATCTTTTCAAAGCTACTATGATTAAAGCATGAATTGCACTAGTGGGATAGTTGTTATCTGTAGCGATTTATAGTGTGGATAGAGGAAAGGAGCCACCACTGCTGTTTACCTTTGGTAAGCTTACTTCTGGTATATTCTGAGGGACACCTTTAATATCAGGTACCATTTAACTGGCAGTTGCAGAGCAGAATAATCCGTACTGtattggaattattttaaaagttcttcACTGTTCTGGCTTGCTGCTGCACAGTGTTTTTCTTACAGCGTtcagtgaaagcaaaagaaaaggcacTATAATGTGTCTGTCTATATCTATCTGATATAATGGGTAACAcataagttttattttaaaatcctcaaC encodes:
- the SIAH1 gene encoding E3 ubiquitin-protein ligase SIAH1 isoform X2; the protein is MSRQTATALPTGTSKCTPSQRVPALTGTTASNNDLASLFECPVCFDYVLPPILQCQSGHLVCSNCRPKLTCCPTCRGPLGSIRNLAMEKVANSVLFPCKYASSGCEITLPHTEKADHEELCEFRPYSCPCPGASCKWQGSLDAVMPHLMHQHKSITTLQGEDIVFLATDINLPGAVDWVMMQSCFGFHFMLVLEKQEKYDGHQQFFAIVQLIGTRKQAENFAYRLELNGHRRRLTWEATPRSIHEGIATAIMNSDCLVFDTSIAQLFAENGNLGINVTISMC
- the SIAH1 gene encoding E3 ubiquitin-protein ligase SIAH1 isoform X1, which codes for MSGRSACGFLHWWKGALCACLPGSKACQGQDMSRQTATALPTGTSKCTPSQRVPALTGTTASNNDLASLFECPVCFDYVLPPILQCQSGHLVCSNCRPKLTCCPTCRGPLGSIRNLAMEKVANSVLFPCKYASSGCEITLPHTEKADHEELCEFRPYSCPCPGASCKWQGSLDAVMPHLMHQHKSITTLQGEDIVFLATDINLPGAVDWVMMQSCFGFHFMLVLEKQEKYDGHQQFFAIVQLIGTRKQAENFAYRLELNGHRRRLTWEATPRSIHEGIATAIMNSDCLVFDTSIAQLFAENGNLGINVTISMC